In one window of Chryseobacterium sp. JV274 DNA:
- a CDS encoding M28 family metallopeptidase codes for MKKILIPLFAMAIVTSCGTAKISDGNSSHPVSTKHNKAFNNAYKVINAEDLKKNLYVIAANDMEGRDTGSKGQKKAGEYMINYYKNLGISGPKALGSYYQKVPSEFMKKRGGGNLPDSENIMAFIEGSEKPDEIVVVSAHYDHVGTKNGVVYNGADDDGSGTVAVMEIAKAFQQAKKAGKGPKRSILFLHVTGEEHGLFGSEYYSENPVFPLANTVVDLNIDMIGRDDPANRGKQYVYVIGSEMLSSQLKVINEAANKRTNNLELNYKYDDLNDPEQLYYRSDHYNFAKHNIPVAFFFDGIHEDYHKPTDDPEKIDYQLLEKRTQLIFTTAWDIANREERIVVDRK; via the coding sequence ATGAAAAAAATACTTATTCCGTTATTTGCCATGGCTATAGTGACCAGTTGTGGGACGGCAAAAATATCTGATGGGAATTCTTCACATCCTGTTTCAACAAAACATAACAAGGCTTTTAACAATGCATACAAGGTAATTAATGCTGAGGATTTAAAGAAAAATCTGTATGTCATTGCAGCAAATGATATGGAAGGGCGAGATACAGGAAGCAAAGGGCAGAAGAAGGCGGGAGAGTATATGATTAATTATTATAAAAATCTTGGTATTTCCGGACCTAAAGCATTAGGCTCATACTATCAGAAAGTTCCATCTGAGTTTATGAAAAAAAGAGGTGGAGGTAACCTTCCTGATTCTGAAAATATCATGGCTTTTATTGAAGGAAGCGAAAAACCGGACGAGATTGTTGTAGTTTCTGCACATTATGATCATGTAGGAACAAAAAATGGAGTCGTGTACAACGGAGCAGACGATGACGGAAGCGGCACTGTAGCAGTAATGGAAATCGCCAAGGCATTCCAGCAGGCAAAAAAAGCAGGAAAAGGACCTAAAAGATCGATCCTGTTTCTGCACGTTACAGGAGAAGAACACGGATTGTTTGGTTCAGAATATTATTCCGAAAATCCTGTTTTCCCATTAGCCAATACCGTTGTTGATCTTAATATTGACATGATTGGACGTGATGATCCTGCCAACAGAGGGAAACAATATGTATATGTCATTGGTTCTGAAATGTTAAGCTCTCAGCTTAAAGTAATTAACGAAGCTGCAAATAAGAGAACGAATAACCTGGAACTTAATTACAAATATGATGATTTGAATGATCCGGAACAATTATATTACCGTTCAGATCACTATAATTTTGCCAAACATAATATTCCTGTCGCATTCTTTTTTGATGGGATTCATGAAGATTATCATAAGCCAACAGATGATCCTGAAAAGATTGATTATCAATTATTAGAGAAAAGAACCCAGCTTATTTTTACTACAGCATGGGATATTGCCAACAGAGAAGAAAGAATTGTGGTTGACAGAAAATAA
- a CDS encoding acetyl-CoA C-acyltransferase: protein MKEVFILAAKRTPVGGFMGSLSGFTAPQLGAVVIKNAYENIGLAPEHIDSVYMGNVLSAGLGQSPARQAAIFGGIPVDKDATTINKVCASGMKAAMIGAQQIQLGLEHLVMTGGMESMSNVPHYVKLRLGTKLGDTNLTDGVIKDGLWDVYNDFHMGSAAELGVKKYGLTRQQLDEYALFSYHRAQEAAKNGKFSNELIPISIEGKKGSIIVDKDEDIEKLIPEKISLLKPAFESEGTLTAANSSNLNDGAAAILVGSSEAIQQHNLKPLARIAAYADAAQSPEWFTTSPSIAIQKLLKQTGLSLSDIDYFEINEAYSSVILSNQQILGYDLNKVNIYGGAVALGHPIGASGARIITTLVNVLRQEKGRLGIAAICNGGGGASAVLIENVS from the coding sequence ATGAAAGAAGTATTTATATTGGCTGCAAAACGAACTCCAGTGGGTGGTTTTATGGGAAGCCTATCCGGATTTACAGCTCCTCAACTTGGAGCAGTTGTAATTAAAAATGCCTATGAAAACATCGGATTGGCTCCGGAGCATATAGACAGTGTGTATATGGGAAATGTACTCAGTGCCGGGCTGGGGCAGTCTCCTGCAAGACAGGCCGCTATTTTTGGAGGAATTCCGGTAGATAAAGATGCAACAACAATAAACAAAGTCTGTGCTTCCGGAATGAAAGCGGCTATGATCGGTGCTCAGCAGATTCAGCTTGGTCTGGAACATCTTGTCATGACTGGTGGTATGGAAAGTATGAGCAATGTTCCTCATTACGTTAAGCTTCGTCTGGGAACAAAATTAGGAGATACCAACCTTACTGATGGCGTGATTAAAGATGGTCTATGGGATGTGTATAATGATTTCCATATGGGAAGTGCCGCTGAATTGGGCGTAAAAAAATATGGATTAACACGGCAGCAGCTTGATGAATATGCTTTGTTTTCCTATCATCGGGCTCAGGAAGCAGCGAAAAACGGTAAGTTCAGCAATGAATTGATCCCGATCTCAATTGAAGGAAAGAAAGGGTCTATCATCGTAGATAAAGATGAAGATATTGAGAAACTTATTCCAGAGAAAATTTCTCTTTTGAAACCGGCATTTGAATCAGAGGGTACACTGACAGCTGCTAATTCCAGCAATCTGAATGATGGGGCTGCAGCAATTCTAGTAGGATCTTCAGAAGCTATACAGCAGCATAATTTGAAACCCTTGGCCAGGATCGCAGCATATGCAGATGCGGCTCAGTCTCCGGAATGGTTTACTACTTCTCCGTCTATTGCCATTCAGAAATTGTTGAAACAAACAGGTCTCAGTTTATCTGATATTGATTATTTTGAGATTAATGAAGCCTATTCCTCAGTGATTTTATCCAACCAGCAGATTTTGGGTTATGACCTCAATAAGGTAAATATTTACGGTGGAGCGGTTGCTTTGGGACACCCGATTGGTGCTTCAGGAGCCAGAATTATAACAACTTTAGTCAATGTACTGCGGCAGGAAAAAGGAAGATTGGGGATAGCTGCCATCTGCAATGGAGGAGGTGGAGCGTCTGCAGTTCTTATCGAAAATGTAAGTTGA
- a CDS encoding GNAT family N-acetyltransferase, protein MNIVIREARPEDIPQIQVVRNSVKENTLSDPGLVTDKDCEEFLFQRGKGWVSEAKGQIVGFSIADLKENNIWALFVHPDFENQGIGRKLHDIMLDWYFKQKKDDLWLGTSPGTRAENFYRKSGWKETGTHGKGEVKFEMTYEHWKNKIV, encoded by the coding sequence ATGAACATAGTAATCCGAGAAGCAAGACCGGAAGACATTCCACAGATTCAGGTCGTAAGAAATTCTGTGAAAGAAAACACATTATCAGATCCAGGTTTGGTTACAGATAAAGACTGTGAGGAATTTCTTTTTCAAAGAGGAAAAGGTTGGGTAAGTGAGGCAAAAGGTCAGATTGTAGGCTTTTCCATTGCAGATCTGAAAGAAAATAATATCTGGGCTTTATTTGTACATCCTGATTTTGAAAATCAGGGAATCGGCAGAAAGCTTCATGACATCATGCTCGACTGGTATTTTAAACAAAAGAAAGACGATCTGTGGCTTGGTACTTCACCTGGAACACGGGCTGAGAATTTCTACAGAAAATCTGGATGGAAAGAAACCGGAACCCATGGAAAAGGAGAGGTAAAATTTGAAATGACCTATGAACACTGGAAAAATAAAATAGTATGA
- a CDS encoding helix-turn-helix domain-containing protein, translated as MEKKDNIPLKISSISELHDMLQLPKPLHPLVSLVDNTKMSIKKDMLKRSFILNFYKISYKYSTTGKMGYGQGYYDFNEGGMMFTAPGQVLSTDENAEYCGYTLLVHPDFIRSYPLAKNIKNFGFFSYDTNEALHLSDQEKSTITGLLNNIENELNTTIDEVSQDVIISYMEVLLNYSNRFYKRQFITRKAVNSDLLTKMDVVLENYFNQQETLNKGLPTVEFLASTLSLSPHYLSDMLRNLTGLNAQQHIHEKLIEKAKEYLTTTGFSVSEVAYALGFEHPQSFNKLFKKKTDKTPLSYRQSFN; from the coding sequence ATGGAAAAGAAAGATAATATTCCGCTTAAAATTTCATCTATATCAGAACTGCACGACATGTTGCAGCTCCCTAAACCGCTTCATCCGTTGGTAAGTCTTGTGGATAATACGAAAATGAGCATTAAAAAGGATATGCTGAAGAGAAGCTTTATCCTGAATTTTTATAAAATTTCGTATAAATATTCTACCACAGGAAAAATGGGCTATGGGCAGGGATATTATGATTTCAACGAAGGAGGAATGATGTTCACCGCACCCGGACAGGTGCTTTCCACTGATGAGAATGCAGAATATTGCGGTTATACGTTACTGGTACACCCGGATTTTATCAGAAGCTATCCTTTAGCAAAGAATATCAAGAACTTCGGCTTCTTTTCTTATGATACGAATGAGGCGCTGCACTTGTCTGATCAGGAAAAATCAACGATAACAGGATTGCTGAATAATATTGAAAATGAACTGAATACCACGATTGATGAAGTAAGCCAGGATGTTATCATTTCTTATATGGAGGTTCTTCTCAATTACAGCAACCGTTTTTATAAAAGACAGTTTATTACAAGAAAGGCTGTAAACAGTGATCTGCTGACCAAAATGGATGTTGTGCTGGAAAACTATTTCAATCAGCAGGAAACATTGAATAAAGGCCTTCCTACAGTAGAATTTCTTGCTTCCACACTCAGTTTGTCACCTCATTATTTGAGTGATATGCTTCGTAACCTTACCGGATTGAATGCCCAGCAGCATATTCATGAAAAACTGATTGAAAAAGCAAAAGAATACCTTACCACTACAGGTTTCTCTGTGTCTGAAGTAGCCTATGCTTTAGGATTTGAACATCCGCAGTCATTCAATAAGCTGTTCAAAAAGAAAACTGATAAAACCCCTCTGAGTTACAGACAATCATTCAATTAG
- a CDS encoding glyoxalase — MTPKLKSIRPFIGAKNFEISRNFYKDLGFEEVVLEPKLSLFIREEIGFYLQDYYTKDWVDNTMIFMEVVNTDEFWKELLSLKLTDTYENVKLTPVRTMEWGKECFVHDPSGILWHFGEFF, encoded by the coding sequence ATGACACCGAAACTAAAATCCATCAGACCTTTTATCGGAGCAAAGAATTTTGAGATCAGCAGAAACTTTTATAAGGATCTCGGATTTGAAGAGGTTGTTCTGGAGCCCAAGTTATCACTGTTTATACGAGAGGAAATAGGCTTTTATCTTCAGGATTATTATACAAAGGATTGGGTTGATAATACCATGATCTTTATGGAAGTGGTCAATACAGATGAATTCTGGAAGGAGCTTTTATCCTTAAAGCTTACAGATACCTATGAGAATGTAAAACTTACTCCTGTAAGAACCATGGAATGGGGAAAAGAGTGTTTTGTACATGATCCTTCAGGGATTTTATGGCATTTTGGCGAGTTTTTTTAA
- a CDS encoding endonuclease V codes for MIYAFDTYYYEDYANTVCIAFEDWTSEKEVEVFIEQTAVSSAYESGAFYKRELPCILSLLTKITLKSEDIIIVDGYVTLDNDGKIGLGGHLYEALEEKCPIIGIAKNEFTTPDSQRRSVFRGESKTPLFVTAKGMNVDEVQLKVEQMHGTYRMPTLLKKLDQLSRT; via the coding sequence ATGATTTACGCATTTGATACCTATTATTATGAGGATTATGCCAATACGGTGTGTATTGCATTTGAGGACTGGACGTCTGAAAAAGAAGTGGAAGTTTTTATAGAACAGACTGCTGTGAGTTCAGCATATGAAAGCGGGGCGTTTTACAAAAGAGAATTACCCTGCATTTTAAGTCTGCTCACGAAAATTACATTAAAATCAGAAGATATTATCATTGTTGACGGATATGTTACTCTTGACAATGATGGAAAAATAGGGTTGGGCGGCCACCTCTACGAAGCATTGGAAGAAAAGTGTCCTATTATTGGGATCGCCAAAAACGAATTTACAACTCCGGATTCCCAAAGGAGAAGTGTATTTCGCGGAGAAAGTAAAACACCACTTTTTGTGACAGCCAAAGGAATGAATGTAGATGAAGTTCAATTGAAAGTAGAACAAATGCATGGCACTTACAGAATGCCCACGCTGCTTAAAAAACTGGATCAGCTGAGCAGAACATAA
- a CDS encoding DEAD/DEAH box helicase, giving the protein MAEYILDNINISTLSVYDLLKHTSDSTFIGIRDFREIYPAAIENNTGIFTKQSSLQDFPMVSISKVGSSLLCSCTCDNQKDQLCSHQAEIIHCIIEDKNYRLFFDDMLRKKAFLPKAKTYGLENEPDLDQYFQLEYRDGKIEILPKIKEMLPVDDVMFQRDLLPQLPSRLDELAVLETGKKQILVIGKHRYYNHMTFSLMEAEITQTGKLKNPVTPVDAMQLIWKSEKPAEIKFYTAITSFQNNYNEDYNTSELEALKLIVQNPLKLDVYHHDREISETVSAKSLSHVELNTLDAEVQLSVFKKDPFYEITGELQLNDISVPFKNIVLRNEYFVYNRNIFSFVDHPDMLRIIRFFKANNEILLIHSSKYEAFMKNILSTIEERIHINYSYIQTATKVQLEDKKYQTERVVYLRQQENYIGITPVMKYGDVEIPVYSRKQLFDTDQNGNPFKIERIESAEARFTSLVMQQHPDFEEQMDGYQYFYLHRDKFLDNNWFLEAFETWRNEGITILGFNELKNNKLNSHRATINIQITSGLDWFNAKLKVGFGPKEASLKQLHRAIRNKSKFVQLDDGSMGILPEEWMEKIAAYFHAGEIDEELLKIPKINFTEVTSLFEKEILSQEVQEELTTYSTKFSKVKKIPKVNIPAGLNAELRDYQHDGLNWLNFLDGFNFGGCLADDMGLGKTIQIIAFILSQREKRGHTTHLIVVPTSLLFNWQEEISKFAPSIKVLLHYGADRPKTTAHMSDYEVVLTTYGMLLSDIRFLKNFNFNYVFLDESQTIKNPNSERYKAARLLQSRNRIVLTGTPVENSTFDLYSQLSFACPGLLGSKQYFKDIYAIPIDKFEYSKRALELQQKIKPFILRRTKKQVAKELPEKTETVIYCEMNAEQRKIYDAYEKELREFIAANDDDDLNKNSMHVLTGLTRLRQICNSPVLIKEGYSGENAVKIEILMEQILGKSKDHKILVFSQFVGMLDLIKTKLERHNIQFEYLTGQTKDRGEKVANFQKNDDIRVFLISLKAGGVGLNLTQADYIYLVDPWWNPAAENQAIDRSYRIGQTKNVIAVRMICSNTVEEKILTLQKKKKQLAQNLLTTDGKKLQGLSKQDLMDLLESGS; this is encoded by the coding sequence ATGGCAGAATATATTCTTGACAACATCAATATCAGTACACTTTCCGTATATGACCTGCTGAAACATACCTCAGACAGCACATTCATTGGAATCAGGGATTTCCGAGAAATATACCCTGCAGCTATTGAAAACAATACAGGAATATTTACAAAGCAATCTTCATTACAGGATTTTCCAATGGTCAGCATCAGCAAGGTCGGCAGTTCATTATTATGCTCCTGCACATGTGATAATCAGAAAGACCAGCTTTGTTCCCATCAGGCAGAAATTATCCATTGTATCATTGAGGATAAAAATTACCGCCTGTTTTTTGATGATATGCTCCGTAAAAAAGCTTTTCTCCCTAAAGCCAAAACATATGGCCTTGAAAATGAACCTGATCTGGATCAATATTTTCAACTGGAATATAGGGATGGTAAAATTGAAATCCTTCCTAAGATCAAGGAAATGCTTCCTGTAGATGATGTTATGTTTCAAAGAGATCTTCTACCGCAGCTTCCCTCAAGACTGGATGAATTGGCAGTACTGGAAACAGGCAAGAAACAGATATTGGTCATTGGTAAGCACCGTTATTACAACCATATGACCTTCTCTCTGATGGAAGCTGAAATAACGCAGACAGGGAAGCTCAAAAATCCGGTGACTCCTGTAGATGCCATGCAGCTGATATGGAAATCGGAGAAACCCGCAGAGATTAAATTTTACACCGCTATAACCTCTTTCCAGAATAATTATAATGAAGATTACAATACTTCAGAACTGGAAGCTTTAAAGCTCATTGTACAGAATCCTCTGAAACTGGATGTCTATCATCACGACCGGGAAATCTCAGAAACGGTATCCGCAAAGTCACTTTCCCATGTTGAATTAAATACTTTAGATGCCGAGGTTCAATTATCTGTATTTAAGAAAGATCCGTTTTACGAAATAACCGGAGAATTACAATTGAATGATATCTCTGTTCCTTTCAAAAATATTGTACTCAGAAATGAATATTTTGTTTATAACCGAAACATTTTCAGCTTTGTAGACCATCCTGACATGCTAAGAATCATCCGGTTCTTTAAGGCTAATAATGAGATTTTACTGATCCATTCTTCAAAATATGAGGCATTTATGAAGAATATTCTCTCTACCATAGAAGAACGTATTCACATAAATTACAGCTACATACAAACTGCAACGAAAGTACAGCTTGAAGATAAAAAATATCAAACTGAAAGAGTAGTTTATCTCCGTCAGCAGGAAAATTATATAGGAATCACACCGGTAATGAAATACGGAGACGTAGAAATTCCTGTCTATTCCAGAAAGCAGCTTTTTGATACAGATCAGAATGGAAATCCATTTAAAATAGAGAGAATTGAATCTGCGGAAGCCCGCTTTACTTCTTTGGTCATGCAGCAGCATCCTGATTTTGAAGAGCAGATGGACGGCTATCAGTATTTTTATCTTCACAGGGATAAATTCCTGGATAACAACTGGTTTCTTGAAGCATTTGAAACCTGGAGAAATGAAGGAATAACCATACTGGGCTTTAACGAATTAAAGAATAACAAATTAAATTCCCACCGGGCTACAATCAATATTCAGATTACCAGCGGATTGGATTGGTTTAATGCTAAGCTAAAAGTAGGGTTTGGTCCTAAAGAAGCTTCTTTAAAACAACTTCACCGGGCGATCCGGAATAAAAGTAAATTCGTCCAGCTGGATGATGGAAGCATGGGAATTCTCCCTGAAGAATGGATGGAGAAAATAGCCGCTTACTTTCATGCTGGAGAAATTGACGAAGAGCTCTTAAAGATTCCAAAAATCAACTTCACGGAGGTCACTTCATTGTTTGAAAAGGAAATCCTGAGCCAGGAAGTTCAGGAGGAACTCACCACGTATTCCACTAAGTTCTCAAAAGTAAAAAAAATTCCCAAAGTCAATATTCCGGCTGGGCTGAATGCTGAACTTAGGGATTATCAGCATGATGGACTGAACTGGCTTAATTTTCTTGACGGATTCAACTTCGGAGGGTGTCTCGCAGACGATATGGGACTTGGAAAAACCATTCAGATCATAGCTTTTATCCTTTCACAGCGGGAAAAACGGGGGCATACTACCCATCTTATTGTAGTTCCCACTTCCCTTCTTTTCAACTGGCAGGAAGAGATCAGCAAGTTTGCACCTTCTATAAAAGTTCTGCTGCATTATGGTGCAGACAGACCAAAGACAACCGCTCATATGTCTGATTATGAAGTAGTCCTTACCACTTATGGAATGTTGCTTTCAGATATCCGTTTCCTGAAAAATTTTAATTTCAATTATGTTTTTCTGGACGAATCACAGACTATTAAAAATCCAAATTCGGAAAGGTATAAAGCAGCACGGCTGCTTCAATCGAGAAACAGGATTGTATTAACGGGTACTCCTGTTGAAAACAGCACTTTTGACCTTTACAGCCAGCTTTCTTTCGCTTGTCCGGGACTTTTGGGAAGCAAGCAGTATTTTAAAGATATTTATGCCATTCCTATTGATAAATTTGAATACAGTAAACGGGCGTTAGAACTTCAGCAAAAAATAAAGCCCTTTATCCTCAGAAGAACCAAGAAACAGGTCGCAAAAGAGCTGCCTGAGAAAACAGAAACGGTGATCTACTGTGAAATGAATGCAGAGCAACGTAAAATCTATGACGCTTATGAAAAAGAACTTCGTGAGTTTATTGCAGCCAATGATGACGATGATCTGAATAAAAACAGCATGCACGTCCTTACGGGCCTTACAAGACTCAGACAGATCTGTAACTCTCCTGTTTTGATAAAAGAAGGATATTCCGGTGAAAATGCCGTTAAAATAGAGATTTTGATGGAACAGATCCTTGGGAAATCAAAAGATCATAAAATACTGGTTTTCTCACAGTTTGTGGGGATGCTTGATCTGATAAAGACAAAGCTGGAACGCCACAATATTCAGTTTGAATATCTTACGGGGCAGACTAAAGACAGAGGAGAAAAGGTAGCTAATTTCCAGAAAAATGATGATATCCGGGTTTTCCTGATCAGCTTAAAGGCCGGCGGTGTCGGTCTCAACCTAACGCAGGCTGATTATATTTACCTGGTAGACCCATGGTGGAATCCTGCTGCTGAAAATCAGGCTATTGACAGAAGCTACCGCATAGGACAAACCAAAAATGTAATTGCTGTCCGGATGATCTGTTCTAATACTGTGGAAGAGAAAATTCTTACCCTTCAGAAAAAGAAAAAACAACTGGCTCAGAATCTGCTTACCACAGATGGGAAAAAGCTTCAGGGACTTTCAAAACAGGACCTTATGGACCTGCTGGAATCTGGTTCATAA
- a CDS encoding SDR family oxidoreductase has translation MKTIFITGASTGLGKATAQLFQNNGWRVIATMRNPEAAADLAALENVTVLPLDVTNPEQIKSTAKQAIELGDIDVVYNNAGYGLIGPLEALSDDQIVKQLDTNLLGVIRVTQAFIPYFREQKKGMFISTTSIGGLVAFPLGSTYHATKWALEGWSESLAFELNTFGIDVKTVSPGGIKTDFVSRSLDSASSPAYEDITNSLFSKMEGMMEAASTPEQIAAVVYEAATDGRKQLRYVAGEDAKAIYAQRLELGDEAFREQFGKQFI, from the coding sequence ATGAAAACAATTTTTATAACAGGTGCTTCTACAGGATTAGGAAAAGCAACTGCCCAATTATTTCAAAATAATGGATGGAGAGTAATCGCTACGATGAGAAACCCTGAAGCAGCTGCCGATCTTGCAGCCCTGGAGAATGTAACTGTGCTTCCATTGGATGTTACCAATCCGGAGCAGATAAAGTCAACGGCTAAACAGGCTATTGAACTGGGAGATATTGATGTGGTTTACAATAATGCAGGATATGGGCTTATAGGCCCTTTGGAAGCGCTTTCAGATGATCAGATCGTGAAACAGCTTGACACGAATTTATTAGGGGTTATACGCGTTACACAGGCATTTATTCCTTACTTCAGGGAACAGAAAAAAGGAATGTTCATTTCTACAACGTCTATAGGAGGACTGGTTGCATTTCCGCTGGGTTCTACTTATCATGCTACCAAGTGGGCGCTGGAAGGCTGGAGCGAAAGTTTAGCTTTCGAGCTTAATACTTTTGGAATAGATGTTAAGACTGTTTCTCCAGGAGGAATCAAAACAGATTTTGTAAGCCGTTCTCTTGACTCGGCATCCAGTCCGGCGTATGAAGATATCACAAACTCTCTGTTTTCTAAAATGGAAGGAATGATGGAAGCAGCTTCTACTCCGGAACAGATTGCAGCAGTGGTGTATGAGGCTGCTACAGACGGCAGAAAACAACTGAGGTATGTAGCCGGAGAAGATGCTAAAGCGATCTACGCACAGCGCCTTGAATTAGGTGATGAAGCATTCAGAGAGCAGTTTGGCAAACAGTTTATTTAA
- a CDS encoding T9SS type A sorting domain-containing protein, translating into MKKITTLSGIVLCSLVNAQLQYCMPAFQYGADSNMISNVTFGNINNSSPVQSGNAQIYENFTSMSTDLQSGSNYNISVTGPSSTFPSDVAVFIDFNQNGNFDDAGESFYIGRLEAANPANAFTINNTIVIPANAANGSTRMRVLKNTNVQAYSDPNAANSISSACDSGLRAGQTEDYTVNIIGNTVNFPAPYCGAENVTSLTVSEISKVEFAGTVRNSAIDGNSDVLENFTATVFTVNRGNAYPITVTGGTHGQNTVSVYAYIDFNHNNQFDADEKFNLGYLDHSNPVTTTESGITSGSIIIPGGAQLGETRFRLVKAYESNSWMGTLENLPCPSGWFIGQAEDYTLKIQPESLSTIEVSKEASANVQIYPNPTTNSVNIKMKEKLEKYEIYNMSGQKMLEGNSMNVPMENFTSGTYLIKILTKNQKTVTEKIIKK; encoded by the coding sequence ATGAAAAAAATAACTACTCTTTCTGGTATTGTACTTTGCTCTCTGGTGAATGCACAATTGCAATATTGTATGCCTGCATTTCAGTATGGAGCTGACAGTAATATGATCAGTAATGTTACTTTCGGAAACATTAATAACTCATCACCGGTTCAGTCAGGGAATGCACAAATTTATGAGAATTTTACATCAATGTCCACAGATTTGCAATCCGGAAGTAATTATAATATATCTGTAACTGGTCCTTCCAGTACATTTCCCAGTGATGTAGCTGTTTTTATAGACTTTAATCAGAATGGTAATTTTGATGATGCCGGAGAAAGCTTCTACATTGGAAGACTTGAAGCAGCCAATCCAGCCAATGCATTTACCATCAACAATACAATAGTGATTCCTGCAAACGCGGCCAATGGGAGTACAAGAATGAGGGTTCTTAAGAATACAAATGTTCAGGCTTATTCTGATCCTAATGCTGCCAATTCTATCAGTTCAGCCTGTGATTCCGGCTTAAGAGCAGGGCAGACTGAAGATTATACCGTCAATATTATAGGAAACACAGTGAATTTCCCGGCTCCTTACTGTGGTGCCGAAAATGTAACCAGTCTTACAGTAAGCGAAATAAGCAAAGTAGAATTTGCCGGAACCGTAAGAAACAGTGCTATTGACGGTAACTCAGATGTTCTTGAAAATTTTACGGCGACTGTCTTCACTGTTAACCGGGGAAATGCCTATCCTATAACAGTAACAGGAGGTACTCATGGACAGAATACCGTATCAGTGTATGCTTATATTGATTTTAACCATAATAATCAGTTTGATGCGGATGAGAAGTTTAACCTGGGCTATCTGGACCATTCCAATCCGGTTACTACTACAGAATCAGGGATCACATCCGGTAGTATTATAATTCCGGGAGGAGCGCAGCTTGGAGAAACCCGTTTCAGATTGGTAAAAGCATATGAATCAAATTCATGGATGGGAACTTTGGAAAACCTTCCATGCCCTTCAGGATGGTTTATAGGGCAGGCAGAAGATTATACGCTTAAAATTCAGCCGGAAAGCCTTTCCACAATAGAGGTTTCTAAAGAAGCATCAGCCAATGTTCAGATATATCCGAACCCTACAACGAATTCTGTGAATATCAAGATGAAAGAAAAGCTGGAGAAATATGAAATTTACAATATGTCAGGGCAGAAGATGCTGGAAGGCAATTCGATGAATGTACCCATGGAGAATTTTACTTCTGGAACATATCTTATTAAAATCCTGACAAAGAATCAAAAAACAGTCACAGAAAAGATTATCAAAAAATAG